Proteins from one Hydrogenivirga caldilitoris genomic window:
- the dtd gene encoding D-aminoacyl-tRNA deacylase, producing MKAVVQRVEESFVKVNDRVVGRIGKGLNILLGVKKGDSEEDIEKLVRKIVNLRIFEDESGKFQHSLLDIGGEALVVSQFTLYANVKKGRRPSFELAEEPARAEELYNRFVERLRREGVRVETGIFGAMMDVFIRNWGPVTIIVDSEEI from the coding sequence ATGAAAGCGGTAGTGCAAAGAGTTGAAGAATCTTTCGTCAAGGTTAACGACAGAGTTGTTGGAAGGATAGGGAAGGGCTTAAACATATTGCTCGGTGTAAAGAAAGGAGATAGCGAAGAAGACATAGAAAAGCTCGTTCGTAAGATAGTCAACCTCCGCATATTTGAAGACGAGAGCGGTAAATTCCAGCACTCCTTGCTTGACATAGGTGGTGAGGCTCTTGTGGTGTCTCAATTTACGCTGTATGCGAATGTAAAGAAGGGGAGGAGACCAAGTTTTGAGCTTGCGGAGGAGCCTGCCAGGGCGGAGGAGCTTTACAACAGGTTTGTTGAGAGGCTGAGAAGAGAGGGTGTGAGGGTTGAAACAGGCATCTTTGGAGCTATGATGGATGTGTTTATAAGGAACTGGGGTCCCGTAACCATAATTGTGGATTCTGAAGAGATATGA
- the guaB gene encoding IMP dehydrogenase, producing the protein MVEVEKLIKEGLTFDDVLLVPDYSEVLPHEVDVSTYITKKIKLNIPIVSAAMDTVTEARLAIALAREGGMGIIHRNMPIKEQAREVEKVKKSESGMILNPVTVKPEATVREALDIMERYKISGVPVVDEQNKLVGILTNRDLRFIKATDYDKPVSLFMTKDNLVTAQEGITLEEATDILQRFKVEKLPIVDREGRIKGLITIKDIVKRKKYPNACKDEIGRLRVGAAVGTGEDIIDRVSALAEAGVDLIVVDTAHGHSKRVLDTVKKVKAQFPDLQVVAGNVATAEGTKALIEAGADAVKIGVGPGSICTTRVVAGVGVPQITAIMEAYSVAKDEDIPVIADGGIRYSGDIVKALAAGANVVMLGNLLAGTEEAPGETIYYQGRAYKVYRGMGSLGAMVTRLSSDRYGQDKLEKFVPEGIEGRVPYKGKLSDVIYQLVGGLRSGMGYTGCRSVKELQEKAKFVRITWAGYRESHVHDVQITREAPNYWVE; encoded by the coding sequence ATGGTAGAGGTTGAAAAACTAATAAAAGAAGGCTTGACCTTTGATGATGTACTGCTGGTTCCTGATTACTCGGAAGTCTTACCTCACGAGGTAGATGTTTCTACATACATAACCAAGAAGATAAAACTTAACATACCCATAGTTTCTGCGGCTATGGACACCGTTACGGAGGCACGTCTTGCCATAGCCCTTGCCCGTGAAGGAGGTATGGGTATTATCCACAGAAACATGCCTATAAAGGAACAGGCGAGAGAGGTGGAGAAGGTCAAGAAATCTGAAAGCGGAATGATACTTAACCCAGTCACTGTGAAACCAGAGGCAACGGTGAGAGAGGCTCTTGACATAATGGAAAGGTACAAGATATCTGGTGTTCCAGTCGTTGATGAACAAAACAAGCTTGTTGGTATATTGACGAACAGAGACCTGAGGTTTATAAAAGCCACAGATTACGATAAACCGGTATCCCTTTTCATGACCAAGGACAATCTGGTTACAGCTCAGGAGGGAATTACCTTAGAGGAGGCTACGGATATACTTCAAAGATTTAAGGTTGAAAAGCTCCCTATAGTTGACAGGGAAGGAAGGATAAAGGGACTTATAACCATAAAAGACATAGTCAAGAGGAAAAAATATCCGAACGCATGCAAGGACGAAATAGGAAGGCTCCGTGTCGGTGCTGCCGTTGGAACGGGCGAGGATATTATTGATAGGGTGTCGGCTCTGGCGGAAGCCGGCGTTGACCTTATAGTAGTTGATACAGCCCACGGACACTCCAAGAGGGTGCTTGATACAGTTAAGAAGGTGAAAGCTCAATTTCCGGACCTGCAGGTTGTTGCTGGAAACGTTGCAACCGCAGAGGGTACAAAGGCACTGATAGAAGCCGGGGCAGATGCAGTTAAGATAGGTGTTGGACCGGGTTCCATATGTACAACCCGTGTAGTTGCAGGTGTGGGCGTTCCCCAAATTACAGCTATAATGGAAGCTTACAGCGTCGCAAAGGATGAGGACATACCTGTAATAGCAGATGGAGGTATCAGGTACTCCGGAGACATCGTTAAGGCTTTGGCGGCTGGTGCAAATGTGGTTATGCTGGGAAACCTCTTGGCAGGCACTGAGGAAGCCCCTGGTGAAACCATATACTATCAGGGAAGAGCCTACAAGGTTTACAGGGGCATGGGTTCTTTGGGTGCAATGGTAACGAGGCTGTCTTCAGACAGATACGGACAGGACAAGCTTGAGAAGTTTGTTCCGGAAGGTATAGAAGGAAGGGTTCCCTACAAAGGGAAGTTGAGCGATGTTATATATCAGCTCGTTGGTGGGCTGAGGTCCGGAATGGGTTACACGGGGTGCAGAAGCGTTAAGGAGCTTCAAGAAAAGGCGAAGTTTGTCAGGATCACATGGGCAGGATACAGAGAGTCTCACGTTCATGACGTTCAGATAACAAGGGAAGCTCCAAACTACTGGGTGGAGTGA
- the thrS gene encoding threonine--tRNA ligase: MKVQEKVKVSIEGKEYEVEKGTPLGEVFSLAGIKDALGGKLGGRIMDLQTPIKDGGEITPIYKDDPESLEIMRHSLAHIMAQALKELYGVDRVHLGVGPTTEEGFYYDVEVEGHRITEEDLPKIEEKMKEIISRDYPILRKELQREEAIKLFEQLKEKYKIDIIQRIPPDDVISVYEQGDFIDLCRGPHLPSTGKAGAFKLTSISGAYWLGKADQPQLTRIYGMAFWSDKELKQRLMFYEEAKKRDHRRLGKELEFFMIDENVGAGLVLWLPRGAVYRRVLEDYWKEEHLKRGYQFVYTPHVGKSKLWEISGHLECYRPNMFPPMEMEGEEYYVKPMNCPFHIAIYKSRVRSYRELPIKLAELGTVYRYEMSGVLHGLLRVRGFTQDDAHIICTPEQVDDVIRDTLDLALTVLRDFGFDDFKIYVSTRPEDAIGSDQQWEVSENALKKAVEDLGYSYEIDEGGGAFYGPKIDVKIRDAIGRLWQCSTIQFDFNLPERFDMTYVGADNQKHRPYMIHRALLGSIERFTGILLEHYAGLLPVWLSPTQVRIVPIADRHLDYGNKVLSALEEAGFRADIDDRDERMNAKIREAELMKIPYILVIGDREAEAGTVSVRSKKEGNLGSMTIEEFLKFLKEKVERKE, encoded by the coding sequence ATGAAGGTGCAAGAAAAGGTAAAAGTTTCCATAGAAGGAAAAGAGTATGAAGTAGAGAAAGGAACTCCCCTCGGGGAAGTGTTTAGCCTCGCTGGAATAAAGGATGCCCTTGGAGGAAAATTAGGGGGGCGCATAATGGACCTCCAGACACCTATAAAGGATGGTGGAGAGATTACCCCAATATATAAGGATGACCCGGAGAGTCTTGAGATAATGAGGCATTCCCTTGCCCATATTATGGCTCAGGCTCTCAAAGAGCTTTATGGTGTTGATAGGGTGCATCTGGGTGTTGGTCCAACTACTGAGGAAGGTTTTTATTACGACGTTGAGGTTGAAGGGCATAGGATAACCGAAGAAGACCTTCCCAAGATAGAAGAAAAGATGAAAGAGATAATAAGCAGGGACTATCCTATCCTCAGAAAGGAGCTCCAGAGGGAAGAGGCGATAAAACTCTTTGAGCAGCTAAAGGAAAAGTACAAGATAGATATAATCCAGAGGATACCTCCTGACGATGTTATATCAGTTTACGAGCAGGGAGATTTCATAGACCTATGCAGGGGTCCTCACCTGCCCTCAACAGGTAAAGCCGGAGCCTTTAAGCTTACCTCCATTTCAGGAGCTTATTGGCTCGGCAAGGCTGACCAGCCTCAACTTACGAGAATTTACGGTATGGCTTTCTGGTCCGACAAGGAGTTAAAACAGAGGCTTATGTTTTATGAAGAAGCTAAGAAGAGAGACCACAGGAGGCTTGGCAAAGAGCTTGAGTTTTTCATGATAGATGAGAACGTGGGGGCTGGTTTAGTCCTGTGGCTTCCGCGAGGAGCCGTTTACAGGAGAGTTCTTGAAGACTACTGGAAGGAAGAACACCTGAAGAGGGGCTACCAGTTTGTTTACACACCACACGTCGGTAAATCCAAGCTCTGGGAGATAAGTGGACATCTTGAGTGTTACAGACCAAACATGTTCCCCCCTATGGAGATGGAAGGAGAAGAGTACTACGTAAAGCCTATGAACTGTCCCTTCCATATAGCCATATATAAGAGCAGGGTAAGAAGCTACAGAGAGCTTCCTATTAAGCTTGCAGAGCTGGGAACAGTTTACAGATATGAAATGTCCGGAGTACTTCATGGGCTTCTTAGGGTGAGAGGTTTTACCCAGGATGATGCTCATATCATCTGCACTCCGGAGCAGGTTGATGATGTGATTAGGGACACCCTTGACTTAGCCTTAACGGTTCTAAGAGATTTTGGTTTTGATGACTTTAAGATATACGTATCTACAAGACCGGAAGATGCAATAGGTTCAGACCAGCAGTGGGAGGTTTCCGAGAACGCCCTGAAGAAGGCTGTTGAGGACCTGGGTTACAGCTATGAGATAGATGAAGGTGGTGGAGCCTTCTACGGACCTAAAATTGACGTGAAGATAAGAGATGCTATAGGAAGGCTCTGGCAGTGCTCAACCATCCAGTTTGACTTTAACCTTCCGGAGCGTTTTGACATGACCTATGTAGGTGCGGACAATCAGAAACACAGACCCTACATGATACACAGAGCCTTGCTGGGTTCAATAGAGAGGTTCACCGGGATACTTCTTGAGCATTATGCAGGTTTATTGCCAGTATGGTTATCTCCAACCCAGGTCAGGATAGTTCCTATAGCCGACAGACACTTGGACTACGGAAATAAGGTTCTTTCAGCCCTTGAGGAGGCAGGTTTCAGAGCCGACATAGACGACAGGGACGAACGGATGAACGCCAAGATAAGGGAAGCAGAACTGATGAAGATACCGTACATACTCGTTATAGGGGACAGGGAAGCTGAGGCTGGAACCGTCTCGGTGAGAAGCAAGAAAGAAGGAAACTTAGGCTCAATGACGATAGAGGAGTTCTTGAAGTTTCTAAAAGAAAAGGTAGAGAGGAAAGAGTAG
- a CDS encoding WD40 repeat domain-containing protein, whose translation MGISVFILLVVVLFSFAQTVINAHRGAVRDLDLAGKFFVSCGDDGYIRVWDLSGKKVLEIKSHKGQVLSVAINKRGFIASAGDDRTVKIWRLPNGELVKTLKGHEEYVRALSFSRYGKRLASGDDLWEIRLWDAVNWELIKKVEGHSGWIFSIDFSPTQDLFASASKDTTVRLWYPDGSSVVLEGHEDFVYDLSFSPDGEKLVSVGNDGYLIVWDVVKRQGLFKIKAHEGAVYTVHYSPKGDLIATAGFDSVIKLWDAKTFALVGTLKGHKGSVTRLRFSPDGKKLVSGDDRGKIIIWNLK comes from the coding sequence ATGGGTATAAGCGTTTTTATACTCCTGGTTGTTGTCTTATTCTCATTCGCTCAAACGGTGATAAATGCCCATCGGGGGGCGGTCAGAGACCTTGACCTTGCCGGGAAGTTCTTTGTCAGTTGCGGTGATGACGGATACATTCGCGTATGGGACCTGTCCGGCAAGAAGGTACTTGAGATAAAAAGTCACAAAGGGCAGGTGTTATCAGTGGCAATAAACAAAAGGGGTTTTATAGCCTCCGCTGGAGACGACAGAACTGTAAAGATATGGAGACTTCCTAACGGGGAACTTGTGAAAACTCTGAAAGGTCACGAAGAGTACGTGAGGGCTCTCTCTTTCTCAAGGTACGGCAAAAGACTTGCCTCGGGTGATGACCTGTGGGAGATAAGATTATGGGATGCCGTAAACTGGGAACTTATAAAGAAAGTAGAGGGGCATAGTGGTTGGATATTCTCCATAGATTTTTCCCCCACCCAGGACCTGTTCGCTTCAGCCAGCAAGGATACGACGGTAAGATTGTGGTACCCTGACGGCTCCTCCGTGGTTTTGGAGGGGCATGAAGATTTTGTTTATGACCTTTCCTTCTCCCCTGATGGAGAGAAGCTCGTGTCCGTTGGTAACGACGGTTACCTGATAGTATGGGACGTGGTGAAAAGGCAGGGTTTGTTTAAAATCAAAGCCCATGAAGGGGCTGTTTACACTGTTCACTACTCTCCTAAAGGGGACCTCATAGCAACCGCTGGGTTTGATTCTGTTATAAAGCTGTGGGATGCTAAGACCTTCGCACTCGTTGGAACGTTGAAGGGACATAAGGGGTCCGTAACCAGGCTACGCTTCTCCCCGGACGGTAAAAAGCTTGTATCGGGAGACGATAGGGGGAAGATAATAATCTGGAACCTAAAGTGA
- a CDS encoding lysophospholipid acyltransferase family protein, giving the protein MSGCPTTWVGDYLLKPLCPVAKFVFVNLFKVSVYGRENIPPKGPYIVASNHRSHLDPPVLNSVFPEPLLFLAKEELFKPPFGWLIRHMRTVPVKRGSGDVDTLEMSLEFLRKGCKLAIFPEGTRAKPGEFLRPKPGVGLLAVKSGVPVIPVLVEGTDRVFPRGSKFPKPGHPIKVRIGKPKVYTGYEDNLKGYRRAALDIMEDIRKLLPHPS; this is encoded by the coding sequence TTGAGTGGTTGCCCAACTACCTGGGTAGGTGATTACCTGTTAAAGCCTTTGTGTCCCGTAGCCAAGTTCGTTTTTGTAAACCTCTTTAAGGTCAGCGTTTACGGACGTGAGAACATACCTCCAAAGGGTCCTTATATAGTGGCTTCAAATCACAGGAGCCATTTAGACCCTCCGGTTCTAAATTCCGTGTTTCCAGAACCGCTCCTATTTCTGGCAAAAGAAGAACTCTTTAAGCCGCCTTTTGGCTGGCTCATAAGACACATGAGAACTGTTCCAGTAAAAAGGGGTAGTGGCGATGTAGACACACTGGAGATGAGCCTGGAATTTCTCCGCAAAGGATGCAAGCTTGCCATATTTCCTGAAGGGACAAGGGCAAAACCTGGAGAGTTCTTAAGACCTAAACCGGGGGTGGGGCTCCTCGCCGTAAAGAGCGGTGTTCCGGTTATTCCAGTTTTAGTGGAAGGAACAGACAGGGTGTTCCCAAGAGGCAGTAAATTCCCAAAACCCGGACATCCGATAAAGGTACGCATTGGAAAGCCTAAAGTATACACTGGCTATGAGGATAATCTAAAGGGCTACAGAAGAGCCGCCCTGGATATAATGGAGGATATTAGGAAGCTTCTTCCTCATCCTTCATGA
- a CDS encoding cation:proton antiporter: protein MEHSLTFIQINLLFIIMFLSAYILKKVRVPPIISYLLVGFLAKFWVHPESTRLIELFKEAGIILLFFFIGLEYSFERLRNMVSIWKPGVVDLLFNFFPVFLLSLMFGFDPILSLLIAGVFYPSSTSIVAKLLMDFKRLASPEAELLIGILIFEDLVAIILLSVLIPVVEFGSVDPGTLPISLFKIVLVLTVFYLFYKLLMPKIQPWLDRVSEEESFVFFLLGLIMVIGVSFKEAGLSEALGAFLLGVLVPETRVMESIEHHLSALKELSIGIFFFFFAYESSLSLPQDLRFVLLLIALGIVLKVISTYLAAYLYGMKKKTRLRTSLSFVPRGEFSVVIASLEPSVKILSIPFIFATALIGSFLFVIAPRVADIFYPPKKKPPKKKAQREPFLTQAS, encoded by the coding sequence ATGGAGCATTCTCTAACCTTCATACAGATAAATCTACTCTTCATAATAATGTTTCTGTCTGCCTATATCCTAAAGAAGGTAAGGGTACCTCCGATAATCTCCTATCTACTTGTAGGCTTTTTAGCCAAGTTCTGGGTGCACCCTGAAAGCACACGGTTAATAGAGCTCTTTAAAGAGGCGGGCATAATACTCCTGTTCTTCTTCATAGGTCTTGAATATTCCTTTGAAAGGCTCAGAAACATGGTCTCTATATGGAAGCCGGGTGTGGTTGACCTTCTTTTTAATTTCTTTCCCGTCTTCCTCCTCTCCTTAATGTTCGGTTTTGACCCGATACTCTCACTGCTGATAGCGGGGGTCTTTTACCCCTCCAGCACCTCCATAGTTGCAAAACTACTTATGGATTTTAAAAGGTTGGCTTCTCCAGAGGCAGAACTACTCATTGGAATTCTCATATTTGAAGACCTGGTTGCGATAATACTCCTCTCTGTCCTTATTCCCGTTGTGGAGTTTGGAAGTGTTGACCCGGGAACGTTGCCCATAAGTCTTTTTAAAATAGTCCTGGTTTTAACGGTTTTTTATCTGTTTTACAAGCTCCTCATGCCTAAGATTCAACCCTGGCTTGACAGAGTATCCGAGGAGGAAAGCTTTGTGTTCTTCCTCCTTGGTCTGATAATGGTTATAGGTGTTTCCTTTAAGGAGGCTGGGCTTTCAGAAGCCTTGGGAGCTTTTCTTTTAGGTGTGCTTGTTCCAGAGACCAGAGTGATGGAAAGCATTGAGCACCACCTCTCTGCTCTAAAGGAGCTATCCATAGGTATCTTTTTCTTCTTCTTTGCCTATGAGAGTTCTCTCTCACTTCCTCAAGACCTGAGGTTTGTCCTGCTGCTTATAGCCCTGGGTATAGTCCTTAAAGTTATATCAACTTACCTTGCCGCTTACCTTTACGGAATGAAGAAGAAAACCAGACTCAGAACTTCTCTCTCTTTTGTCCCGCGAGGTGAATTCTCTGTTGTGATAGCTTCTCTAGAACCCTCTGTCAAAATCTTATCTATACCCTTTATCTTCGCAACGGCTTTAATAGGTAGCTTCCTGTTTGTGATTGCTCCAAGAGTAGCGGACATATTCTATCCACCTAAAAAGAAACCTCCGAAGAAGAAAGCCCAGAGAGAGCCTTTTCTAACTCAAGCCTCTTAA
- a CDS encoding cation:proton antiporter regulatory subunit: MRFRETDLPGVGKRYTLELEDGGELTLIIHNTGRRELYIIEQEEEEPTCVISLTEDEAKDLGFLLAGTTYQPVAPEKMELIMKEMVMEWVRVGEGSNLVNKTIAEAQIRKKTKASIVAIIRGEDMIVSPDPYDTVIKPGDTLVVVGTRQHINSFLEYCGECYT; this comes from the coding sequence ATGAGGTTTAGGGAAACTGACTTACCGGGGGTGGGGAAGAGGTACACCCTTGAACTTGAAGACGGTGGAGAACTTACCCTTATAATTCACAACACCGGCAGAAGAGAGCTTTACATAATAGAGCAGGAGGAAGAGGAGCCCACCTGCGTAATATCCCTTACCGAGGATGAAGCTAAGGATTTGGGCTTTTTACTCGCTGGCACTACCTATCAACCCGTAGCTCCGGAGAAGATGGAGCTCATAATGAAGGAGATGGTCATGGAGTGGGTCAGGGTGGGAGAAGGCTCAAACCTTGTGAATAAGACTATAGCCGAAGCCCAGATAAGGAAGAAGACAAAAGCCTCAATAGTTGCAATAATAAGGGGAGAGGATATGATAGTCAGTCCAGACCCATATGATACCGTTATAAAGCCTGGAGACACCCTTGTAGTTGTGGGGACAAGACAGCACATAAATAGCTTCCTTGAATACTGCGGCGAGTGTTACACCTGA
- a CDS encoding lysophospholipid acyltransferase family protein, translating into MRKRVKLIKFKLILALMPVIVLLTRILARTIRWKKRYDFDKDRGTIYAIWHGQALALAMFGMDRGIYTLASRFRDGEIATALLKGLGFNVVRGSTEEGKVEKGGRTGTLKLIDALKRGKNVAITVDGPKGPAFKVKKGVVFLAQKTGAKIIPAVVKFERAKILNSWDRFTIPYPFTKGVVVIGMPIEVKEGDDLELKRLELEKALSGLSSSEVSF; encoded by the coding sequence ATGCGTAAAAGAGTTAAGTTAATCAAATTCAAACTTATCCTTGCCCTTATGCCAGTGATAGTGCTGCTGACGAGGATTCTTGCAAGGACTATACGCTGGAAGAAGAGGTACGACTTTGATAAGGATAGGGGAACTATATATGCAATATGGCATGGACAGGCTCTTGCCCTTGCTATGTTCGGGATGGACAGAGGTATATACACCCTTGCAAGCAGGTTCAGGGATGGGGAGATAGCAACCGCGCTCTTGAAAGGTCTGGGTTTCAACGTGGTGAGGGGTTCAACTGAAGAAGGGAAAGTTGAAAAGGGGGGCAGGACAGGAACCCTCAAGCTTATAGATGCCCTAAAGAGAGGTAAAAATGTTGCTATAACCGTTGATGGTCCTAAAGGTCCTGCCTTCAAGGTGAAAAAAGGTGTTGTTTTCCTTGCTCAGAAAACCGGGGCGAAGATAATACCAGCCGTAGTCAAATTTGAGCGTGCCAAGATTCTGAACTCTTGGGACAGGTTTACGATTCCCTACCCTTTCACGAAGGGTGTGGTTGTCATCGGAATGCCAATAGAGGTTAAGGAAGGAGATGACCTTGAGCTTAAGAGGCTTGAGTTAGAAAAGGCTCTCTCTGGGCTTTCTTCTTCGGAGGTTTCTTTTTAG
- a CDS encoding endonuclease MutS2, with translation MREQDLQKLEFHKVKEKLKEFTNSPATNEVIENLSPMTSLEEINSEIELFNSFTQVDGLTLYNFEDIRELLKRSRIEGASLSVEELLKLQNTLKLIKEVRKVIGSEAENKVPLRRLSRRLHLFSSLENLIESTIDRRGFVKDEASEELFNLRKSIRGLEKEIMDRLESLLRRPDADKVFTDRIITLRNNRYVVPVKSSQVKKIFGIIHGTSSSGYTTYVEPQFVIQLNNKLTELKAREEEETIKVLRRITSYVGDFAPKIEESFETLVKIDLLQAKRKFAEAIGGKFPQLAGHIELKEVKHPILALINPDTVPVNIVIKEKKGLILTGPNTGGKTVALKTLGLVTLMVQSAIPVPVQEGSILRVFQRVFADIGDEQSIEQNLSTFSSHMTNIAQFLPNSDENTLVLLDELGAGTDPVEGSALGIGILEYLKKRGAWVFANTHHTPIKVYAVNSDYFVPGSVLFDRETLKPLYKIAYNTIGESMAFEVASRCGIPEEVIEIAKSSIKAEGREYMSAMEKLSDYTREYEEKLEELENLKEELSKEKEKYEELYREYMEFKRRGWKEAYKEAKEYLRKLINEGQEVLKKAKTKEELEDFIREQEKQLKLFMPREEKEEIKVGDMVEFMGKKGRVSQIKEGKAYVNLEGMRIWIDIDSLIKLKKTPGKKEPQVPKGTLARTEINLIGMDANTALLELEKFIEEAYAAGHKSVRVVHGIGKGVLKQVVHEFLSKSDKVRFYREAYPKEGGSGVTMVYLNVQ, from the coding sequence ATGAGAGAGCAGGACTTACAGAAGCTTGAGTTCCACAAAGTTAAAGAGAAGTTAAAGGAATTTACCAACTCTCCCGCAACCAATGAGGTGATAGAGAATTTAAGTCCTATGACTTCCCTGGAGGAGATCAATTCTGAGATAGAGCTTTTCAACAGCTTCACCCAAGTTGATGGGCTGACTCTCTATAACTTTGAGGATATAAGGGAGCTTCTTAAGAGGTCAAGAATTGAGGGGGCGTCCCTCAGTGTTGAGGAACTACTAAAACTCCAGAACACTTTGAAACTCATAAAGGAAGTTAGGAAGGTTATAGGGAGCGAAGCGGAAAACAAAGTCCCGTTGAGAAGACTTTCAAGGAGGCTACACCTATTCTCCTCACTGGAGAACCTTATAGAGTCTACGATTGACAGAAGGGGTTTCGTTAAAGATGAGGCAAGCGAGGAGCTCTTTAACCTTAGAAAAAGCATAAGGGGTCTGGAAAAGGAGATAATGGACAGGCTTGAGAGCCTATTGAGGAGACCAGATGCGGACAAGGTATTCACTGACAGGATAATAACTCTCCGGAATAACCGTTACGTTGTTCCTGTGAAAAGCTCTCAGGTTAAAAAGATATTTGGCATAATCCATGGCACCTCCTCTTCCGGTTACACAACCTATGTTGAACCCCAGTTTGTAATTCAGTTGAACAACAAGCTCACAGAGTTGAAAGCGAGGGAAGAGGAGGAAACTATAAAGGTACTCAGAAGGATAACCTCTTACGTAGGGGATTTCGCTCCCAAAATAGAAGAGAGCTTTGAAACCCTCGTGAAGATTGACCTGCTTCAGGCAAAAAGGAAATTTGCGGAAGCCATCGGGGGTAAGTTTCCCCAGTTAGCTGGACATATTGAATTGAAAGAAGTAAAACATCCTATCCTTGCTCTGATAAACCCAGATACCGTTCCGGTGAACATAGTCATCAAAGAGAAGAAGGGGCTCATACTTACAGGTCCCAACACCGGAGGCAAAACGGTAGCTTTAAAAACCTTAGGTTTAGTTACCCTTATGGTTCAGAGCGCCATACCGGTCCCTGTACAAGAGGGGAGCATTCTGAGAGTTTTTCAGAGGGTTTTTGCAGATATCGGAGATGAGCAAAGCATAGAGCAGAACCTTTCAACTTTCTCATCCCATATGACGAATATAGCCCAGTTCCTACCAAACAGCGATGAAAACACCCTCGTGCTCCTGGATGAACTTGGAGCGGGAACAGACCCTGTAGAGGGCTCAGCCTTAGGCATAGGAATACTGGAGTATCTGAAGAAGCGAGGAGCTTGGGTTTTCGCCAATACCCATCACACGCCTATAAAAGTCTACGCGGTAAATTCTGACTACTTCGTTCCAGGGAGTGTCCTCTTTGATAGAGAAACCCTAAAGCCCCTATACAAAATCGCCTACAACACCATAGGGGAGAGCATGGCTTTTGAGGTTGCAAGCAGATGCGGGATTCCCGAGGAAGTCATAGAAATTGCAAAATCAAGCATTAAAGCGGAGGGCAGGGAATACATGAGCGCAATGGAGAAGCTCTCCGATTACACGAGGGAATACGAGGAGAAACTGGAAGAACTTGAAAATCTCAAGGAAGAACTCAGTAAGGAGAAGGAGAAGTATGAAGAACTATACAGAGAGTATATGGAATTTAAAAGGAGAGGCTGGAAGGAAGCTTATAAGGAGGCTAAGGAGTATTTAAGAAAGCTGATAAACGAAGGGCAGGAAGTCCTCAAAAAGGCAAAAACTAAGGAAGAGCTTGAGGACTTTATCAGGGAGCAAGAGAAACAGTTAAAACTCTTTATGCCCAGAGAAGAAAAGGAAGAGATAAAAGTTGGGGACATGGTTGAGTTTATGGGCAAGAAGGGAAGGGTTTCCCAGATAAAGGAGGGGAAAGCTTACGTTAACCTTGAGGGTATGAGAATCTGGATTGACATTGACTCACTCATCAAGCTCAAGAAAACTCCTGGTAAGAAGGAGCCTCAGGTGCCTAAGGGTACATTGGCAAGGACTGAGATAAACCTTATAGGTATGGACGCAAATACAGCTCTTTTGGAACTTGAAAAGTTCATAGAGGAGGCTTACGCAGCGGGACATAAAAGTGTTAGGGTGGTGCACGGCATAGGAAAGGGGGTCTTAAAACAGGTTGTTCACGAATTCCTTTCCAAATCGGACAAGGTGAGGTTTTACAGAGAAGCTTACCCA
- the dapB gene encoding 4-hydroxy-tetrahydrodipicolinate reductase: MSTRIVVCGALGRMGRRIIELSLQDQEVRVVGGVEHPDCIPSIDLGEAIGQAELKGVPLTSRLEELLPSCDVVIEFSGNTTAAVGHTKLATLDGKAVVIGTTGFTSQELSEIEEASKTAPVLFSPNMSLGVNLLFKLVETAARVLKDKNFDVEVVEIHHRFKKDAPSGTAVKLAQILKESARLDEVIYGREGESPRKEGELGVFAVRGGDVVGDHTVYFLGFGERIELTHRASSRDTFAKGALEAAKWIKGKKPGMYTMFDVLNL; encoded by the coding sequence ATGAGCACAAGGATAGTTGTTTGTGGAGCTCTCGGTCGTATGGGAAGGCGTATAATAGAGCTTTCCCTGCAGGACCAAGAGGTGAGAGTGGTTGGAGGAGTTGAGCATCCTGACTGTATACCCTCCATTGACCTGGGAGAGGCAATCGGGCAAGCAGAGCTCAAGGGTGTCCCACTTACAAGCAGACTGGAAGAGCTTTTACCTTCCTGCGACGTGGTGATAGAATTTTCGGGTAATACGACAGCAGCGGTAGGACATACCAAGCTTGCAACCCTTGACGGAAAAGCTGTGGTGATAGGCACGACAGGATTTACCTCCCAGGAGCTATCCGAGATAGAGGAGGCATCCAAAACCGCTCCAGTTTTGTTTTCCCCCAATATGAGCCTTGGGGTAAATCTCCTGTTCAAGCTCGTTGAGACTGCTGCAAGGGTTTTAAAAGACAAAAACTTTGATGTAGAGGTTGTAGAGATACATCACAGATTCAAGAAGGATGCACCGAGCGGAACGGCTGTCAAACTTGCACAGATACTCAAAGAAAGCGCACGACTGGACGAGGTCATTTACGGAAGAGAAGGAGAATCACCCAGGAAAGAGGGGGAGCTCGGTGTTTTTGCTGTAAGGGGAGGCGATGTTGTTGGAGACCATACCGTTTACTTTCTTGGTTTTGGAGAGAGGATAGAGTTAACCCACAGGGCAAGTTCCAGGGACACCTTTGCAAAGGGAGCTCTTGAAGCAGCAAAATGGATAAAGGGTAAAAAACCCGGTATGTACACCATGTTTGATGTACTGAATCTATGA